The Micropterus dolomieu isolate WLL.071019.BEF.003 ecotype Adirondacks unplaced genomic scaffold, ASM2129224v1 contig_14071, whole genome shotgun sequence genome segment CTCTCTGTCTTTAAATGAAGGACAAACTCCACATCAAACGTGGAAGGTTTCCTGCTTCTGCTTTATTTCTCTCCGCAGCGTCACGTCATCCTCCCTGCAGCGACCTCTCACCCTTtcatcatttttcttttgttcaaaGCAAAGTCAGACTTTTGAAATCTAAATGAAGGCGTCATTAAAGGGAAGAACTTCTCAGAGGAAGATGCAACAAGTGAAAGCTGGAATAAATaaacctgtctctctccccgCAGTTCCTCCGGAGCTCACCGTCCCCAGGGGGCGCTCTCACCTCATCGCTCAGGAGGGCGACACTGTGGACCTGCAGTGTCTGGTCTCAGGGAAACCCAAACCCATCATCCTGTGGTCCCGGGTGGAGGAGAGCGGGGGGGCGGCGGCGGTGGCGGCGGCGGCTCTGATGCCGGACGGCTCGGCTGAGACGGAGAGCTACGACGGCGTCCTGAGGATCAGCAACGTGACGAGAGAGATGAGCGGGACGTACCGCTGCCAGACGAGCCAATACAACGGCTTCAACGTGAAACCCAGGGAGGCGCTGATCCAGCTGGTGGTGCAGTGTGggtaacgcacacacacacacacacacacacacacacacacacagtggctaATACTTAATGGTCGGGATGCACCGTACGTTCGGCCTCCGAAATGAATTTctctgctgttctgctgaactgtctccatctgtggctgacttcttagaaaagaaccaCTCAGACTTTACGGTAAGTGtagcggcccagagcgagctgacggGCAgattagagactttatcctgtcagtttgtctctttagtgtgaagagaggctgtgaagtcttcatgttacaacattatttatcaaactgggacggactggatggatttagcgcgaggaggaaacacatgtgacaacgtgtccggttttcaaaataaggcgtctgtacaggatggaaataagattaactggattatattcacagaaagaaaTTACACGCGTCCATTAAAAGGANNNNNNNNNNNNNNNNNNNNGTCGGGATGCACCGTACGTTCGGCCTCCGAAATGAATTTctctgctgttctgctgaactgtctccatctgtggctgacttcttagaaaagaaccactctgagtgtttctgtcactcgtctgtGAGGAGATGAagctacatttggagtgcacacgtattccagACTTTACGGTAAGTGtagcggcccagagcgagctgacggGCAGGtcagagactttatcctgtcagtttgtctctttagtgtgaagagaggctgtgaagtcttcatgttacaacattatttatcaaactgggacggactggatgaatttagcgcgagaaggaaacacatgtgacaacatgtccggttttcaaaataaggcgtctgtacaggatggaaataagattaactggattatattcacagaaagaaaTTACACGCGTCCATTAAAAGGAAATGGACTCGtgatttactttaccggaccctctcgggccccgGACCCCCCCACCGTAGTTTCTgcacatcctgtgggaaacactgaggaaaaaactCATtctgactatttaatttatgcgatggagagaaaaaaaggcaaaataaatgtgaaagtACTTGTTCAGTATcggaaagtttttcattatcttcGGTTTTGGcaaagaattttcattttgctgCATCCCTACTTATTGCTACTTGTTCAAACATGCGACTCCAGGAAATGACATTAATGAGGTCGTGCGTGTGTGATGGAGATTCTGCTCACTCAGAAGCTCCTCCTCCCAAATAACACGTGACAACGTGCTTGTCAATATTTAAAGATGCGCTGAAGCAAAACGCTAAGCTGAAATCTAGTCCAGCTGCCTAGAGTTACGGCTGTGCCACAGTTTTCCTCGTCCCTCAGCGCGGCGTCACCGTCCACCGGAAGCGTCtgagaagcgtttcagcagcctgccccacgttattgacttgtttgttatttttgtgcttctactaccttcttcacagatcTCTGTGACGCAGTTTTGTTCGGTCgtcatttcagaataagagcgcgTTGACTGATTCTGCTgacatgttgaaatgttttgtgcagCGCTTATCAGCACTTTTGGTGCTTCTACTGAGGCTGGGTCTTATCACGGCGTTGTCTAATTTTATACtgatataaaattagacaacGCCGTGATATAGTTtaatgttgagttaattaatatgtttgttagtcctgccagcgtttgctcgtCTCTCCCCCACCGCACAGCCCCACCCCTCCCTCTGCGCGACACGGAGGCAGACACAGTCCGGTGTTCTGACGAGCTACGCTGCCCTgacgaaaaatgctaccatacgtgttcccttttccaatcccataaaggtagaactctcacagtattatgaggttgttttgattatatttcaacatcatttcaggggcaACATTTTCTGATCGACTAATATCCCCCATCAAGCAATGCTCCCaccacagaatcattttatattgcaccactactacTGTAGGTAGCGTAAATCGAAAGAACACCGGTGgacactgctgaagacctggcttgtaaaaagaagaaCGACGGTTCAGTCGCTGTTTCCCTCACACGCGCTTTACTTTGACGGGCTGCACAGAGTGATTACATCACAATCACAACGCGGTGGAGATTTTACAAGAGCGGACCAGTTAAAgcggtgaaataagaaacaagctactACAAATAGTAGAAACGTCTTCTCCGGGTCAGACTGGCCTCCGTGGGTCTGAGAGGTCgtgttacccccccccccccccccccccccccccccccccccccccccccccccccacgccGTCCCCTGACAACGTTCCCGGTGACGGGAGAAAAGATGGTTTCAGGACGTCACGTCCTCCGTTTGTCTTTCCTGTCAGAAAGTCTCTTTCAAGCTGAAACCAAATGTAACATCTGCTGcagatgtaaacaaacaccagcGGGCAACAACTGTGCTGCTTTGGCCTCTAAAATACCCAGAATGCACTGTGACGTCAGTTCCTGAGCCCTGTGGAGGAATGTGTCACATCATCCAATCAAAGTGCATCACGTCCGGCAGAGCAGACGGCAGCAGATCTGGTTTCTAAAAGCGTTTCAGCTGAAACGGACACCAGCAGGTAGACGGTTCCACGCCTCCGCTGACGGACACATGCTGTCTGTCAGCGGCCCGGGATCCAGTCCGCGGCCTCGCAGTCACGCTCCGTCTGACCTGCAGGGCGCCGTGTCGCACAAAATACCATCAGAGGATATGACAGGAAGCTGCACACACACCGCTCGCGGCTTCCTGCTGCACTAAAAGGCTGTCAGAGCGAATCTCCTCTGCAGCTCGTTCT includes the following:
- the LOC123966711 gene encoding MAM domain-containing glycosylphosphatidylinositol anchor protein 2-like; translated protein: MQQVKAGINKPVSLPAVPPELTVPRGRSHLIAQEGDTVDLQCLVSGKPKPIILWSRVEESGGAAAVAAAALMPDGSAETESYDGVLRISNVTREMSGTYRCQTSQYNGFNVKPREALIQLVVQSDAASGTKAEPDRRSVKLKTGLNKDSFFLLLTLVYFLQTF